From the genome of Amyelois transitella isolate CPQ chromosome 16, ilAmyTran1.1, whole genome shotgun sequence, one region includes:
- the LOC106136135 gene encoding LOW QUALITY PROTEIN: poly(U)-binding-splicing factor half pint (The sequence of the model RefSeq protein was modified relative to this genomic sequence to represent the inferred CDS: deleted 1 base in 1 codon), with product MAENSKRTQEKFTSQPSAILQRKFTSLQGGDTSAMQLPPPPPPAPAAACDAGGFIAQPIYDLRQVGDVFTGPGAKWSTLPAILGGALPRLSSEQADAVARAKKYAMEQSIKMVLMKQTLAHQQQQMASQRTQVQRQQALALMCRVYVGSISFELKEDTIRQAFLPFGPIKSINMSWDPVTQKHKGFAFVEYEIPEAAQLSLEQMNGVMLGGRNIKVVGRPSNMPQAQAVIDEIQEEAKQYNRIYVASIHPELTEDDIKNVFEAFGPITYCKLAYGASAHKHKGYGFIEYVSLPAALEAIASMNLFDLGGQYLRVGRAITPPNALAGPPQASAMPTAAAVAAAAATAKIQAMDAVASNAVALGLTKLNALGVSPAAALPTLAAALPSAIPAISAIPAMSAIPACPPCPPCRPPCPPPCPPCPSLPPPAVVIPAPAARAPAMSSAEGGQQAALQRKLLDTSPDTLQQQESLSISGQSARHLVMQRLMRRRVSRTLLLRDMVSAADVDEALHHEIQEECSKWGAVERLVIYNERQNDDDRPDNIDVKIFVQFKEPDEAAAAMRALHGRYFGGRTVRAQLYDQDLFDHGDLSG from the exons GAGGATTCATCGCCCAGCCCATCTACGATCTACGGCAGGTCGGAGATGTGTTTACAG GTCCCGGCGCGAAGTGGTCGACGCTGCCGGCGATCCTGGGCGGCGCGCTGCCGCGGCTGTCCTCGGAGCAGGCGGACGCCGTGGCGCGCGCCAAGAAGTACGCCATGGAGCAGAGCATCAAGATGGTGCTCATGAAGCAGACGCTGGCGCACCAGCAGCAGCAGATGGCCTCGCAGCGCACGCAAGTGCAGCGGCAGCAAGCGCTCGCGCTCATGTGCAG aGTATATGTCGGCTCGATCTCGTTTGAGCTGAAGGAGGACACGATTCGCCAGGCGTTCTTGCCGTTTGGGCCCATAAAGAGCATCAACATGTCGTGGGACCCGGTGACGCAGAAGCACAAGGGGTTCGCGTTCGTGGAGTACGAGATCCCGGAGGCGGCGCAGCTCAGCCTCGAGCAGATGAACGGCGTCATGTTAGGCGGAAG GAACATCAAAGTGGTCGGGCGACCATCCAACATGCCGCAAGCGCAAGCTGTCATCGACGAGATCCAGGAGGAAGCCAAGCAGTACAACCGCATCTACGTGGCCTCCATACACCCCGAGCTCACTGAGGATGACATCAAAAA CGTGTTCGAGGCGTTCGGGCCCATCACGTACTGCAAGCTGGCGTACGGCGCGTCGGCGCACAAGCACAAGGGCTACGGCTTCATCGAGTACGTGTCGCTGCCGGCCGCGCTCGAGGCCATCGCGTCCATGAACCTGTTCGACCTCGGCGGCCAGTACCTGCGCGTGGGCCGCGCCATCACGCCGCCCAACGCGCTGGCCGGCCCGCCGCAGGCCTCCGCCATGCCCACCGCCGCCGCCgtggccgccgccgccgccaccgCCAAGATACAG GCGATGGACGCAGTAGCCAGTAACGCAGTAGCACTCGGCCTTACGAAACTGAATGCCCTGGGCGTGTCTCCCGCCGCGGCACTACCCACACTAGCAGCCGCGTTGCCCTCCGCCATCCCCGCCATTTCCGCCATCCCCGCGATGTCCGCCATCCCCGCC TGTCCGCCATGCCCGCCATGTCGGCCGCCGTGCCCGCCGCCATGTCCGCCATGCCC GTCGCTGCCGCCGCCCGCCGTCGTCATCCCCGCGCCGGCCGCGCGCGCGCCCGCCA TGTCGAGCGCGGAGGGCGGGCAGCAAGCGGCATTGCAACGAAAACTATTGGACACCTCGCCTGACACGCTGCAACAACAG GAGTCCCTGTCGATCTCGGGGCAGTCGGCGCGCCACCTGGTGATGCAGCGGCTCATGCGGCGCCGCGTGTCGCGCACGCTGCTGCTGCGCGACATGGTGTCGGCGGCGGACGTGGACGAGGCGCTGCACCACGAGATCCAGGAGGAGTGCAGCAAGTGGGGCGCCGTGGAGCGGCTCGTCATCTACAACGAGCGCCAGAACGACGACGACCGCCCCGACAACATCGACGTCAAGATCTTCGTGCAGTTCAAGGAGCCCGATG AGGCGGCGGCGGCGATGCGCGCGCTGCACGGGCGCTACTTCGGCGGGCGCACGGTGCGCGCGCAGCTCTACGACCAGGATCTCTTCGACCACGGCGACCTCTCCGGGTAG